One window of Pectobacterium carotovorum genomic DNA carries:
- the fdhD gene encoding formate dehydrogenase accessory sulfurtransferase FdhD produces MQVFQVEGVHLPADAALEGATQHLVYHPDSLQQPQSDWLAEEVPVALVYNGISHVVMMASPKELEQFALGFSLSEGIIQSSADIYGIDVQTACNGIEVQIELSSRRFAGLKERRRAMDGRTGCGVCGVEQLAEIGKPLAPLPFTQTFSLSKLENALVRLRDVQKIGQVTGCTHAASWVAPDGTLSGGSEDVGRHVALDKLLGTRAKQEWQQGAVLVSSRASYEMVQKSAMCGVEILFAVSAATSLAVEVAQRCNLTLVGFCRPGHATIYTHPQRLSV; encoded by the coding sequence ATGCAGGTATTTCAGGTGGAAGGGGTTCATTTACCAGCGGATGCCGCCCTTGAAGGCGCAACGCAACATTTAGTCTATCATCCCGATTCGCTGCAACAGCCACAGTCTGACTGGCTGGCGGAAGAAGTGCCCGTTGCGTTGGTTTATAACGGCATATCGCATGTCGTCATGATGGCCTCACCGAAGGAATTGGAGCAATTCGCACTCGGGTTTTCCTTATCTGAAGGCATTATTCAATCATCGGCTGATATCTACGGCATTGATGTACAGACCGCCTGTAACGGTATCGAAGTACAGATTGAGCTTTCGAGCCGACGCTTCGCTGGACTAAAAGAGCGACGCCGGGCGATGGATGGTCGCACAGGCTGCGGCGTATGTGGCGTAGAGCAGCTCGCGGAAATCGGCAAACCGCTCGCACCGCTGCCCTTCACGCAGACATTTTCCCTTAGCAAACTTGAAAACGCGCTGGTGCGGTTGCGCGATGTGCAGAAGATCGGCCAAGTGACAGGCTGTACTCACGCCGCAAGCTGGGTCGCGCCAGACGGCACGCTGTCCGGGGGAAGTGAAGACGTCGGCCGCCATGTTGCACTGGATAAACTGCTGGGCACCCGAGCGAAGCAGGAATGGCAGCAAGGCGCTGTCCTAGTTTCCAGCCGGGCCAGCTATGAGATGGTCCAAAAATCCGCCATGTGCGGCGTGGAAATCCTGTTTGCTGTCTCAGCGGCCACTTCACTGGCCGTAGAGGTCGCACAGCGCTGCAACCTGACGCTGGTCGGTTTTTGTCGGCCGGGACATGCGACTATCTACACGCATCCGCAGCGTCTGAGCGTGTAA
- a CDS encoding aldehyde dehydrogenase, which produces MAHDNLEGRSASGEYGALNLKKRYDNFIGGAWVPPDAGQYFVNLTPVTGQPLCEVASSSTRDIDHALDAAHKAKAEWGGLSVQERALVLNRIADRMEQNLELLAQVETWDNGKPIRETSGADVPLAIDHFRYFAACIRAQEGGISEIDGDTVAYHFHEPLGVVGQIIPWNFPLLMACWKMAPALAAGNCIVLKPAKLTPMSVLILMELIQDLLPPGVINVVNGSGSEIGEYLATSKRVAKVAFTGSTEVGQQIMSYAAQNVTPVTLELGGKSPNIFFADVMDKEDSFFDKVLEGFTLFAFNQGEVCTCPSRALVQESIYDRFMERAIKRVEAIRIGNPLDSKTMMGAQVSAGQLDTILNYIDIGKKEGARVLTGGQRKAMPGGLAEGYYLEPTILFGKNSMRVFQEEIFGPVLAVTTFKTMDDALEIANDTEYGLGAGVWSRNGNIAYRMGRGIQAGRVWTNCYHAYPAHAAFGGYKQSGIGRENHKMMLEHYQQTKCLLVSYSDKPMGLF; this is translated from the coding sequence ATGGCGCACGATAATCTCGAAGGCCGATCCGCATCTGGCGAATACGGCGCTCTCAATCTGAAAAAACGCTATGACAATTTTATCGGCGGAGCCTGGGTTCCACCTGATGCTGGTCAGTATTTTGTCAATTTGACGCCAGTAACGGGCCAACCGCTGTGTGAAGTGGCCAGTTCGTCAACGCGAGACATTGACCACGCGCTGGATGCTGCTCACAAGGCAAAAGCGGAATGGGGTGGTCTGTCGGTGCAGGAACGCGCGTTGGTGCTTAACCGAATCGCCGACCGGATGGAGCAAAATCTTGAGCTGCTGGCACAGGTGGAAACCTGGGATAACGGTAAACCGATACGCGAAACTAGCGGGGCAGACGTACCGCTGGCGATTGACCACTTTCGCTATTTTGCGGCTTGTATCCGCGCGCAAGAAGGGGGGATTAGCGAAATTGATGGCGATACCGTGGCCTATCATTTTCATGAGCCTCTCGGCGTTGTTGGGCAAATCATTCCCTGGAATTTCCCGCTGCTAATGGCCTGTTGGAAGATGGCACCAGCGCTGGCCGCCGGTAACTGTATTGTGCTGAAACCCGCCAAACTGACGCCGATGTCAGTATTGATTTTGATGGAACTGATTCAGGATCTGCTGCCGCCAGGTGTCATCAATGTCGTTAATGGGTCGGGCAGCGAAATTGGTGAATATCTGGCAACGTCGAAACGCGTTGCGAAAGTGGCATTCACCGGTTCGACCGAGGTGGGTCAACAGATCATGAGCTATGCGGCGCAGAACGTGACGCCGGTGACGCTGGAATTGGGTGGCAAATCGCCGAACATCTTCTTTGCCGATGTGATGGACAAGGAAGACAGCTTCTTTGACAAAGTGCTCGAAGGTTTCACGCTGTTTGCCTTCAATCAGGGAGAGGTCTGCACCTGTCCGAGCCGCGCGCTGGTGCAGGAATCTATCTACGATCGCTTTATGGAACGGGCAATCAAGCGCGTTGAGGCTATCCGCATCGGTAACCCGCTGGATAGCAAAACCATGATGGGCGCGCAGGTGTCGGCAGGCCAGCTCGACACCATCCTTAACTACATTGATATCGGTAAGAAAGAGGGCGCACGCGTGCTCACGGGCGGTCAGCGCAAGGCGATGCCGGGTGGGCTGGCGGAAGGCTACTATCTGGAGCCGACGATATTGTTTGGTAAAAACAGTATGCGCGTCTTCCAGGAGGAGATTTTCGGTCCGGTGCTGGCGGTGACGACCTTCAAAACGATGGATGACGCACTGGAGATTGCCAACGATACGGAATACGGCCTGGGAGCTGGCGTGTGGAGCCGTAACGGTAATATCGCCTACCGCATGGGGCGCGGTATTCAGGCCGGACGCGTCTGGACCAACTGTTATCACGCCTATCCGGCGCATGCGGCGTTTGGGGGCTACAAGCAGTCCGGCATCGGGCGTGAAAATCATAAAATGATGCTGGAACACTATCAGCAAACCAAGTGCCTGTTGGTGAGCTACTCTGATAAGCCGATGGGGCTGTTCTAG
- a CDS encoding acyltransferase, giving the protein MTDKIGWIDNLRALACMMVVLIHSTTYYITAGGTPGDGHWDVANILNSASRVCVPLFFMISGYLFFGERSAGKKHFLRIGLCLLFYSTVALIYIATLTPINGLNSLHHALQKPIFYHLWFFYAIIVIYLLSPLITITPVSGKYLAVLIILLAVVANPNTGRVEFEGFKLLPVNLYIYGDTFYYVLYAALGRALGMLDVPKKVVLAAIPFFIACVALIAMGTKHHTLLNDTFTQTFYIYCGPLVFLAAVSLLVVFKHYGSQRILPGFATISRHSLAIYGFHALIIHYLRTHDVMLPTHPVLDIFSVFAIALGASLLLSMALQKIDVRRWVS; this is encoded by the coding sequence ATGACGGATAAGATCGGCTGGATTGATAACCTGCGGGCGCTGGCCTGCATGATGGTCGTTCTGATTCATAGCACAACGTACTATATTACCGCGGGTGGCACGCCGGGCGACGGGCACTGGGATGTAGCAAATATCCTGAACTCTGCCTCGCGCGTCTGCGTTCCGCTGTTTTTCATGATCTCGGGTTACCTATTCTTTGGTGAGCGCAGTGCGGGAAAGAAACATTTCCTGCGTATCGGCTTATGCCTGCTTTTCTACAGTACGGTCGCGCTGATCTATATTGCGACGCTCACGCCAATTAATGGCCTGAATTCATTACATCATGCGCTGCAAAAACCGATCTTTTATCACCTATGGTTTTTCTACGCCATTATCGTGATTTATCTGCTTTCTCCACTTATTACCATCACGCCTGTATCAGGTAAATATTTAGCCGTCTTGATTATCTTGCTGGCCGTTGTCGCCAATCCCAATACGGGGCGGGTGGAATTTGAAGGGTTTAAATTACTGCCCGTGAATCTCTATATTTACGGCGATACGTTTTACTATGTGCTGTATGCCGCGCTGGGGCGCGCGCTGGGCATGCTGGACGTACCAAAGAAAGTCGTGCTAGCCGCTATCCCCTTTTTCATTGCGTGTGTCGCGTTGATTGCGATGGGAACGAAGCACCACACATTATTGAACGATACGTTCACCCAGACATTTTACATCTACTGTGGCCCGCTGGTGTTTCTGGCTGCAGTCAGCCTTCTGGTGGTGTTTAAGCATTACGGTAGCCAGCGGATTTTACCGGGCTTTGCCACCATTTCGCGCCATTCGCTGGCGATTTACGGTTTCCACGCGTTGATCATTCACTATCTGCGTACGCATGACGTGATGCTGCCCACTCATCCGGTTCTCGACATCTTCTCTGTTTTCGCCATCGCGCTGGGGGCCAGCCTGCTGCTTTCGATGGCGCTACAGAAAATCGATGTGCGACGCTGGGTTAGTTGA
- the xylB gene encoding xylulokinase produces the protein MYIGIDLGTSGVKAILLDEAGEVVASHSAALSISRPHPLWSEQAPEDWWQATEKALQALAATHNLRAVKALGLTGQMHGATLLDARQNVLRPAILWNDGRSAAQCRMLEQQVPTSRQITGNLMMPGFTAPKLKWVQENESDIFRQIDKVLLPKDYLRWRLTGEFASDMSDAAGTLWLDVAKRDWSDTLLEACALSRKHMPTLYEGSQITGYLRPDIASRWGMDPVPVIAGGGDNAAGAIGVGLYQTGQAMLSLGTSGVYFAVSDGFLSNPQHAVHSFCHALPNTWHLMSVMLSAASCLDWVAHLTHAESVPTLLQEIASTPADDTITPVWFLPYLSGERTPHNNPDAKGAFWGLTHQHGRAELAKAVLEGVGFALADGMDALHMTGLKPDSITLIGGGARSAYWRQMLADISGQTLEYRTGGDVGPALGAARLAQIAMHPHTPLAELLPPLPLEQVHQPAPQRHADYAERRRTFKALYQQLSPLM, from the coding sequence ATGTATATCGGTATTGATCTGGGTACTTCGGGTGTTAAAGCCATCCTGCTGGATGAAGCTGGCGAGGTGGTTGCCAGCCATAGCGCTGCGCTGAGCATTTCTCGTCCGCACCCGCTCTGGTCGGAACAGGCGCCTGAAGACTGGTGGCAGGCAACCGAGAAGGCGCTACAGGCGTTGGCAGCCACGCACAATCTTCGCGCAGTGAAAGCACTGGGGCTGACCGGGCAAATGCACGGCGCCACGTTGCTGGATGCTCGCCAGAACGTGCTGCGACCCGCGATTCTCTGGAATGACGGACGCAGCGCGGCTCAATGCCGAATGCTGGAACAGCAGGTGCCCACATCGCGTCAGATTACCGGCAACCTGATGATGCCGGGATTTACCGCGCCCAAGCTGAAATGGGTGCAGGAAAACGAAAGCGATATCTTCCGCCAAATCGACAAGGTTCTGTTGCCGAAAGACTATCTCCGCTGGCGTCTGACGGGAGAATTTGCCAGCGACATGTCCGATGCGGCGGGAACGCTTTGGCTGGATGTCGCAAAACGAGATTGGAGCGACACTTTGCTGGAAGCCTGTGCGCTGAGCCGCAAGCACATGCCCACGCTGTATGAAGGCAGCCAGATTACCGGTTATCTGCGACCTGACATCGCCAGCCGTTGGGGTATGGATCCCGTCCCCGTTATTGCTGGCGGTGGAGATAACGCAGCAGGCGCGATTGGCGTCGGGCTGTATCAAACGGGTCAGGCGATGCTGTCTCTCGGCACATCCGGCGTTTACTTCGCCGTCAGCGACGGCTTTCTCAGCAATCCGCAACATGCCGTCCACAGCTTCTGCCACGCGCTGCCGAATACCTGGCACCTGATGTCCGTGATGTTAAGCGCCGCGTCCTGCCTCGACTGGGTCGCCCACCTGACGCACGCGGAGAGCGTGCCTACACTGTTGCAGGAAATCGCTTCGACGCCAGCCGACGACACGATAACGCCAGTGTGGTTCTTGCCCTATCTTTCCGGCGAGCGCACACCGCACAATAATCCCGATGCCAAAGGCGCATTCTGGGGGCTCACCCATCAACACGGCCGCGCAGAACTGGCAAAAGCCGTACTGGAAGGCGTGGGATTTGCGCTGGCCGACGGCATGGACGCGCTGCATATGACCGGGCTCAAGCCCGATAGTATTACGCTGATTGGCGGTGGTGCACGTAGCGCCTACTGGCGGCAAATGCTGGCGGATATCAGCGGTCAAACGCTGGAGTACCGCACGGGAGGGGATGTCGGCCCTGCGCTGGGTGCCGCCCGTCTGGCGCAAATCGCCATGCATCCGCATACGCCACTGGCAGAGCTCCTGCCGCCGCTACCGCTGGAACAGGTTCATCAACCGGCCCCCCAGCGTCACGCCGACTATGCAGAGCGGAGGCGTACATTTAAGGCTCTCTACCAGCAGCTTAGTCCGCTGATGTAG
- the xylA gene encoding xylose isomerase, which produces MQAYFEQIEKVRYEGSQSNNPFAFRHYNPDQEILGKRMADHLRFAVAYWHTFCWNGADMFGVGSFARPWQQSGDALELAKRKADIAFEFFQKLSVPYYCFHDVDVAPEGNSLKEYLHNFAVITDVLAEKQQDSGVKLLWGTANCFTHPRYGAGAATSPDPDVFAWAATQVFTAMNATQKLGGENYVLWGGREGYETLLNTDLRQEREQIGRFMQMVVEHKHKIGFQGTLLIEPKPQEPTKHQYDYDVATVYGFLKQFGLEKEIKVNVEANHATLAGHSFHHEIATAVALGIFGSVDANRGDPQLGWDTDQFPNSVEENALIMYEILKAGGFTTGGLNFDAKVRRQSTDRYDLFHAHIGAMDTMALALKAAARMIEDDKLNQLVAKRYAGWNGELGQQILQGNASLESLARYAESHQLAPQHQSGQQELLENLVNRHLFG; this is translated from the coding sequence ATGCAAGCCTATTTTGAACAGATCGAAAAAGTCCGTTATGAAGGTAGCCAAAGCAACAACCCCTTTGCCTTTCGTCACTACAATCCCGATCAGGAAATACTCGGTAAACGTATGGCGGACCATTTGCGTTTTGCCGTCGCGTATTGGCACACGTTCTGCTGGAACGGCGCGGATATGTTTGGCGTCGGCTCCTTTGCCCGCCCGTGGCAGCAGTCAGGCGATGCACTGGAGTTGGCAAAGCGCAAAGCGGATATTGCATTCGAATTCTTTCAAAAGCTCAGCGTGCCTTACTACTGCTTTCATGATGTCGATGTCGCGCCAGAAGGGAATTCACTGAAAGAGTATCTGCATAACTTTGCGGTCATTACCGATGTGCTGGCGGAAAAGCAGCAGGATAGCGGCGTGAAGCTACTGTGGGGCACCGCGAACTGCTTTACCCATCCTCGCTACGGCGCAGGTGCGGCCACCAGTCCTGACCCAGACGTCTTTGCCTGGGCAGCCACACAGGTGTTCACTGCCATGAACGCGACCCAAAAACTGGGTGGCGAAAACTATGTGCTGTGGGGCGGGCGCGAGGGGTATGAAACCCTGCTCAATACCGACCTGCGTCAGGAGCGTGAACAGATCGGCCGCTTCATGCAGATGGTCGTCGAGCATAAACACAAAATCGGTTTTCAGGGCACGCTGCTCATCGAACCGAAGCCGCAGGAACCGACTAAACACCAGTACGATTACGATGTCGCCACCGTTTATGGCTTTCTGAAGCAGTTTGGGCTGGAAAAAGAGATTAAAGTCAACGTGGAAGCCAACCACGCTACGCTGGCAGGCCATTCCTTCCATCATGAAATCGCCACCGCTGTCGCGCTGGGCATTTTCGGATCTGTCGATGCGAACCGCGGCGATCCGCAGCTCGGCTGGGACACCGATCAGTTCCCTAACAGCGTGGAAGAGAACGCGCTGATCATGTACGAAATTCTCAAAGCGGGTGGCTTCACGACGGGTGGCCTGAACTTTGATGCCAAAGTTCGCCGCCAGAGCACCGATCGCTATGACCTTTTCCATGCGCATATCGGCGCGATGGATACGATGGCACTAGCGCTCAAAGCCGCCGCCAGAATGATTGAGGATGATAAGCTCAATCAGTTGGTCGCTAAACGCTATGCGGGCTGGAACGGGGAACTGGGTCAGCAAATCCTGCAAGGTAACGCATCGCTGGAATCGCTTGCCCGCTATGCGGAAAGCCATCAACTGGCACCACAGCACCAGAGTGGCCAGCAGGAATTGCTGGAAAATCTGGTTAACCGCCACCTATTTGGCTAA
- the xylF gene encoding D-xylose ABC transporter substrate-binding protein, producing the protein MKVNHFLLSACAVFTLACQPGFAKDVKIGMAIDDLRLERWQKDRDLFVEQAKKQGADVFVQSANGNEATQISQIENMINRGVDVLVIIPYNGQVLGNVIAEAKREGIKVLAYDRMINNADVDFYISFDNEKVGELQAKYLVDKVPGGNYFLMGGSPVDNNAKLFRQGQMKVLTPLIESGKIKVVGDQWVDAWLPENALKIMENALTANSNKIDAVVASNDATAGGAIQALAAQGLAGKVAISGQDADLAAIKRIVAGTQTMTVYKPISKLAKDAADIAVVLGSDKAPESNAKLNNGLKDIPSFLLTPIPVDKSNIDSTVIADGFHKKADVY; encoded by the coding sequence ATGAAAGTTAACCATTTTTTACTCTCAGCTTGTGCCGTATTCACTTTAGCTTGTCAGCCCGGATTCGCGAAGGACGTTAAAATAGGCATGGCGATTGATGACTTGCGTCTTGAACGCTGGCAGAAAGATCGCGATCTTTTTGTTGAGCAAGCCAAAAAGCAGGGCGCTGATGTTTTTGTTCAATCAGCAAACGGCAATGAAGCGACGCAAATTTCTCAAATAGAAAACATGATCAATCGCGGTGTCGATGTATTAGTTATTATTCCTTATAACGGTCAGGTACTTGGTAATGTTATTGCGGAAGCAAAACGTGAGGGAATAAAAGTGCTTGCTTACGATCGCATGATTAATAATGCGGACGTGGATTTTTATATTTCATTTGATAATGAAAAGGTTGGAGAGCTACAGGCGAAATATCTCGTCGATAAGGTGCCTGGCGGGAATTATTTCTTAATGGGTGGCTCACCGGTCGATAATAATGCGAAGCTGTTTCGTCAGGGGCAAATGAAAGTGCTCACGCCGTTGATCGAGAGTGGGAAAATAAAAGTGGTCGGCGATCAGTGGGTTGATGCCTGGCTACCAGAGAACGCGCTGAAAATTATGGAAAATGCGCTAACGGCAAACAGTAATAAGATCGATGCTGTTGTGGCGTCGAATGATGCCACGGCGGGTGGGGCGATTCAGGCGCTTGCCGCACAGGGATTGGCTGGGAAAGTCGCGATTTCCGGTCAGGATGCCGATCTGGCGGCTATCAAACGGATTGTGGCAGGCACACAAACTATGACGGTCTATAAACCGATCAGCAAGCTGGCGAAAGATGCCGCAGATATCGCCGTGGTGCTCGGCTCTGATAAAGCTCCGGAATCTAACGCTAAATTAAACAATGGCTTGAAAGATATACCTTCCTTCTTACTGACTCCGATTCCTGTCGATAAATCCAATATCGATTCCACCGTCATTGCCGATGGCTTCCACAAAAAAGCGGATGTGTATTAA
- a CDS encoding xylose ABC transporter ATP-binding protein, with protein sequence MPHLLEMKNITKAFGAVKAVDNVSLMLDAGQVLSLCGENGSGKSTLMKVLCGIYPHGSYDGQIVFSGDELRANHIRDTEQKGIAIIHQELALVKEMTVLENLFLGNEWTRFGVMDYDNMYLRCQRMLEQVKLAVDPNTKVGELGLGQQQLVEIAKALNKQVRLLVLDEPTASLTERETAILLEIIQDLRDHGIACIYISHKLNEVKAISDVICVIRDGKPIGTRPAAELSEDQIIAMMVGRELTELYPNEPHVIGEEVLRVEHLTAWHPVNRHIRRVDDVSFALHRGEILGIAGLVGSGRTETVQCLFGSYHGHWQGDIFIDGKPVTISNCQQAMAQGIVMVPEDRKKDGIVPVMSVAQNMTLAALDQFTGAFSMLDDAREQDIIRQSLANLKVKTSSPELAIARLSGGNQQKAVLAKCLLLNPRILILDEPTRGIDIGAKYEIYKLINALVKQHIAVIVISSELPEVLGLSDRVLVMHQGQIKADLINRDLTQEQVMEAALRSEHRAENIAV encoded by the coding sequence ATGCCGCATCTGTTGGAAATGAAAAACATCACCAAGGCGTTTGGCGCGGTGAAAGCCGTAGATAACGTTAGCCTGATGCTGGACGCGGGTCAGGTCTTGTCGCTGTGTGGCGAGAATGGCTCTGGCAAATCCACCTTAATGAAGGTGCTGTGTGGCATTTACCCTCATGGCAGCTATGACGGGCAGATCGTGTTCTCGGGTGACGAGTTACGCGCCAACCATATTCGCGATACGGAGCAAAAAGGCATCGCGATCATTCATCAGGAATTGGCGCTTGTGAAAGAGATGACGGTGCTGGAGAACCTCTTTTTGGGCAACGAGTGGACGCGTTTTGGTGTGATGGATTACGACAATATGTATCTACGCTGCCAGCGCATGCTGGAGCAGGTCAAGCTGGCCGTCGATCCGAATACCAAAGTGGGTGAACTTGGATTAGGTCAGCAGCAACTGGTGGAAATCGCCAAAGCGCTGAACAAGCAGGTGCGTCTGCTGGTGCTGGATGAGCCAACGGCCTCACTGACCGAACGGGAAACCGCTATCCTGCTTGAGATCATTCAGGATCTGCGCGATCACGGTATCGCCTGCATCTATATCTCGCACAAGCTCAACGAAGTTAAAGCCATTTCCGATGTGATTTGCGTGATTCGCGATGGGAAGCCGATTGGCACGCGTCCGGCGGCTGAGCTGAGCGAGGATCAGATCATTGCCATGATGGTGGGGCGAGAGCTGACGGAGCTTTATCCCAATGAACCGCATGTCATTGGTGAAGAAGTATTACGCGTAGAACACCTGACCGCCTGGCATCCCGTCAATCGCCATATTCGCCGGGTGGATGATGTCTCGTTTGCGCTACACCGAGGCGAAATTCTCGGTATCGCCGGGCTGGTTGGGTCGGGGCGTACGGAGACGGTGCAGTGCCTGTTTGGTTCCTACCACGGCCATTGGCAGGGCGACATTTTTATTGATGGTAAGCCAGTGACTATCAGCAACTGCCAACAGGCGATGGCACAGGGCATTGTGATGGTGCCTGAGGATCGTAAGAAGGACGGCATCGTCCCGGTGATGAGCGTGGCGCAGAACATGACGCTGGCGGCACTCGACCAATTCACGGGGGCATTTTCCATGCTGGATGATGCCCGTGAGCAGGACATCATCCGGCAGTCGCTGGCGAACCTGAAAGTGAAAACCTCCAGCCCGGAACTGGCTATTGCCCGGTTAAGCGGCGGTAACCAGCAAAAAGCGGTGCTGGCGAAATGCCTATTGTTGAACCCCCGAATTCTGATTCTCGATGAACCCACGCGCGGCATCGATATCGGTGCCAAATACGAAATCTATAAGCTGATTAATGCGCTGGTAAAACAGCACATTGCCGTCATTGTCATTTCTTCTGAATTGCCCGAAGTGCTGGGGTTGAGCGATCGGGTATTGGTGATGCATCAGGGGCAGATCAAAGCGGATTTGATCAATCGTGATTTAACCCAGGAACAGGTTATGGAAGCTGCATTGAGGAGTGAACATCGTGCTGAAAACATCGCAGTCTGA
- a CDS encoding sugar ABC transporter permease translates to MLKTSQSEQQHVAGSASMLQRLKSINLQVYVMIAAIIAIMLFFTYMTDGAYLSARNLSNLLRQTAITGILAVGMVFVIISAEIDLSVGSMMGLLGGAAAIFDVWLGWPLPLTIVVTLALGLLLGAWNGWWVAYRKVPSFIVTLAGMLAFRGILIGITNGTTVSPTSEAMSQIGQSYLPSGIGFMFGAIGLMVFIAWQWRRRSSRARLGLPVNPPAGDIGRQTVTALVVLGAIYLLNDYRGVPTPVLVLTLLMLGGIFLATRTAFGRRIYAVGGNIDAARLSGVNVERTKMVVFAINGLMVAVAGLILSSRLGAGSPSAGNIAELDAIAACVIGGTSLAGGIGSVAGAVMGAFIMASLDNGMSMLDVPTFWQYVVKGGILLLAVWMDTATKRRV, encoded by the coding sequence GTGCTGAAAACATCGCAGTCTGAACAACAACATGTCGCGGGCTCTGCCTCGATGCTGCAACGGTTGAAAAGCATCAATCTTCAGGTCTACGTGATGATTGCCGCCATCATCGCCATCATGCTTTTTTTCACCTACATGACCGACGGGGCGTATCTCAGCGCGCGTAATCTTTCTAACCTGCTGAGGCAAACGGCGATCACTGGCATTCTGGCGGTCGGTATGGTGTTTGTCATTATCTCCGCCGAAATCGATCTGTCGGTTGGTTCGATGATGGGGCTATTGGGCGGTGCGGCGGCTATTTTTGATGTCTGGCTTGGCTGGCCCCTGCCGTTGACCATCGTTGTGACGCTCGCGCTGGGATTATTGCTTGGCGCGTGGAATGGCTGGTGGGTCGCCTACCGGAAAGTCCCTTCGTTTATCGTGACGCTGGCGGGGATGCTGGCTTTTCGCGGCATTCTGATCGGTATCACCAACGGGACCACGGTTTCCCCGACCAGCGAGGCGATGTCGCAGATTGGGCAAAGTTATCTGCCTTCCGGCATCGGTTTTATGTTCGGTGCCATCGGGCTAATGGTGTTTATTGCCTGGCAGTGGCGTCGGCGCAGTAGCCGCGCCCGATTAGGGTTACCGGTAAATCCACCCGCAGGCGATATTGGCCGTCAGACCGTGACGGCACTGGTGGTGCTGGGTGCGATTTATCTGCTGAATGACTATCGCGGTGTGCCAACGCCAGTGCTGGTGCTGACGCTGTTGATGCTGGGCGGTATTTTTCTGGCGACGCGAACCGCATTTGGCCGCCGCATCTATGCCGTGGGGGGGAATATCGATGCCGCTCGCCTATCGGGCGTGAATGTCGAGCGCACCAAAATGGTGGTATTCGCGATTAACGGCCTGATGGTCGCGGTCGCCGGGCTGATTCTCAGTTCACGCTTGGGCGCTGGTTCGCCATCCGCCGGGAATATTGCCGAGCTGGATGCGATTGCCGCCTGCGTGATTGGTGGCACCAGTCTGGCTGGCGGGATTGGCAGCGTAGCGGGTGCGGTGATGGGGGCATTTATCATGGCGTCGCTGGATAACGGGATGAGCATGCTCGATGTGCCGACGTTCTGGCAATACGTCGTAAAAGGCGGAATCCTGCTATTGGCGGTGTGGATGGATACCGCAACAAAGCGGCGTGTATGA